The following proteins are co-located in the Palaemon carinicauda isolate YSFRI2023 chromosome 3, ASM3689809v2, whole genome shotgun sequence genome:
- the LOC137634988 gene encoding glycine, alanine and asparagine-rich protein-like, which produces MIIKAALEKRGHSASHEGKGSYSNDGELYLVISNGGSHKQSSASATAVQAAAEATAAVTNLKRVAQAAAATAASQAAATASSAAQIALAAASHQEAQAAQLTQAVQNAQSVLFNEASLAAQASTAFSSAKATYNLALSLAKQLAEAQAAAKAVMAQALQALQVIRQTQSIQDANAWQASQIAGMLNQKQYFAVRELNSALLASSQAQAAASKALSKAEGTSGGYSNNKGSDAYSYNSVNYYESSPKVKDDYGGDQSKQIRYVGHGGQTRYGQSEETSYEGDSSGHSSYSGYGGEDQTQKSHAEEIPKRYGERVLNNYNMYGGSNIGMYSESLPIQQIRYGSGAGNYIGVSQGSYLDVGNKGTHEYGQDNQEGNTKLVSQGGYETIPVSYKEN; this is translated from the exons atgatcatcaaagctgcacTA GAAAAACGGGGACACTCTGCTAGTCATGAAGGAAAAGGAAGCTACAGCAATGATGGTGAACTATACCTGGTAATTTCAAATGGAGGCAGCCACAAGCAGTCTTCTGCCTCAGCAACAGCTGTGCAAGCTGCTGCCGAGGCAACTGCGGCAGTGACAAACCTAAAGAGAGTTGCTCAGGCAGCAGCAGCTACTGCTGCAAGTCAGGCAGCTGCCACTGCATCTTCTGCAGCGCAGATAGCTTTGGCAGCAGCTTCTCATCAGGAGGCTCAGGCAGCTCAGCTCACTCAAGCAGTGCAAAATGCTCAGTCAGTTCTCTTTAACGAAGCTTCTTTAGCAGCTCAAGCAAGTACTGCTTTTAGTTCAGCTAAAGCTACGTACAATCTAGCCTTGTCACTAGCAAAGCAGCTAGCAGAAGCTCAAGCAGCAGCAAAGGCTGTAATGGCACAAGCATTACAGGCACTGCAAGTGATACGACAAACCCAGTCTATTCAGGATGCTAATGCTTGGCAAGCGTCTCAGATCGCAGGTATGCTAAACCAGAAGCAGTATTTCGCAGTTCGTGAACTCAACTCTGCTTTATTAGCATCATCCCAAGCACAAGCTGCTGCAAGCAAAGCATTATCCAAGGCAGAGGGCACTTCTGGAGGATACAGTAACAATAAAGGATCAGATGCATACTCTTATAATAGTGTGAACTATTATGAGAGCAGCCCAAAAGTAAAAGACGATTATGGAGGTGACCAAAGTAAACAGATTAGATATGTAGGCCATGGTGGACAAACTAGGTATGGCCAGAGTGAAGAGACCAGTTATGAAGGAGATAGCAGTGGACACAGCAGCTACAGCGGCTATGGAGGTGAAGACCAAACTCAAAAGAGCCATGCGGAAGAAATTCCTAAAAGGTATGGGGAAAGGGTATTGAACAACTATAACATGTATGGTGGAAGCAACATTGGAATGTATAGTGAAAGTCTTCCTATTCAGCAAATTAGATATGGTTCAGGTGCTGGTAATTATATAGGAGTAAGCCAGGGAAGCTATTTAGATGTGGGTAACAAGGGAACTCATGAGTACGGCCAAGATAATCAAGAAGGTAATACAAAACTTGTTAGTCAAGGAGGCTATGAGACCATCCCTGTGAGttataaggaaaactaa